The genomic DNA GAATGACACGGGCCATTACCGCGATGACAACCACGAGAGGGGAGCCAACGGGGCCAAGGGGCACTGGTCCAAGCCTCGCAAGCGCTCCCTTCTGGAGATGGAAGGCAAGGAGGATGCCGCGAAGGTGCTGAAGTGCATGTACTGTGGCCACTCCTTCGAGTCCCTGCAGGACCTGAGCGTCCACATGATCAAGACCAAACACTACCAGAAAGTGCCTCTGAAGGAGCCAATGGCCCCTATGGCAGCCAAAATGATCTCAAGGAAGAGAGGCCCACTCTCTGGGAGCCTGGACCGCCCTGGCTCCCCACGCTCAAGAGAGGTGACCCCCAAAGCCTCCCTGAGTGGTGACCCCAACGACCCCTCCCACAAGGCCTCCAACCCCTATATCACCTCCAGCAGCCGCTTCGGCCACCAGAACGGCGGCAGCTATGCGTGGCAGTTCGAATCGCGCAAGTCCCAGATCCTCAAGTGCATGGAGTGCGGGAGTTCCCACAATACCCTGCAGGAGCTGACTGCCCACATGATGGTGACGGGTCACTTCCTCCGGGTCACCAACGGCAACCCCCCCAGCAAGAGAGGAGGCAGGCCCGTCCCAGAGGCCGCCTCCCCCAACTCTGTACAGGCCACACACCCCACAGAGGAGGGGGTTCAGTCAATCCCATTGGCTCCTACATTCTCCCCTCCTCCGCCCTCTGCCGTTTCACCCCTggccatctcccctcctctcaaagACATTAAGAAAGAGGAGACGGAGGACGAGTGTACCAAGGACATGGTCAGCCATGACAAGGTGTCGAACGGGgacgaggaggtggaggagaagtTTCACAACTCCACCAAGTATAACTATCTGACCGAGGAGGACCTGAAGGAGAGCCCCAAGGGCGGCTTCGACATTCTGAAGTCCCTGGAGAACACGGTGACGTCGGCCATCAACAAAGCCCAGAGTGGCAACCCCAGCTGCGGAGGATACCCCAGTATCCACGCTGCATATCAGTTCCCAAACGCCCTGACACTGCCCCAGGGTAGCGCTGAGAAGAGCTCCCCTCTCAAGTACCTATTCACTGGAGGAGATGGGGTGCTCTCTTCCCTCAGCAAGAGCCAGCCCCTGATTTCCCCACCGGGTAGTCAGAGCTACCCCCTCGCCCATCTCAACAACTTCCAGGCCATGGAGGAGCTGGTTAAGAAGGTGACTGAGAAAGTGGCCAAAGTGGAGCAGAGGGTAAAGAGAGAGGTGTCCCCCAAGAGAGAGGTGTCCCCCAAGAGAGAGGTGTCCCCCAAGAGAGAGGTGTCCCCCAAGAGAGAGGTGTCCCCCAAGAGAGAGGTGTCCCCCAAGAGAGAGGTGTCCCCCAAGAGAGAGGTGTCCCCCAAGAGAGAGGTGTCCCCCAAGAGAGAGGTGTCCCCCAAGAGAGAGGTGTCCCCCAAGAGAGAGGTGTCCCCCAAGAGAGAGGTGCACCGGTCCCCTTGTGGCAGTGAAGCCGTGGAGTCCACCGGAGCAGAGTCTCTGCCCCGAGAGTGGAGGGCGGTGACTCCGGCTAACAGCGACAGGGTCTCAccatctgagagagagagcagtagagaaaCGGTTCAATTGCCTGCCTCTGCTCTGAGCTGCAGTACGGCCTTCATAACAGGACACGCCCCTCTGGAGCAGCCCTTCGTTAACCCTTTAAGTGCTCTTCAGTCTGTGATGAATGTCCACCTGGGGAAGGCAGCCAAGCCCACCCTGCCCAGCCAGGACCCTCTCAGTCTGCTGTCCAGGCTGAGCCAGAGTATGGCCGAGAGGGCCGCTGTGGCCTCCTCCCCCACGCACACCAAAAGACACCCAGAGCCTGTGGCTTGTCGTAGCATCTGTCAGTCCATTGATGACCAGCCCATGGACCTGACCAAAGGGAAGCGTGATCGAGGGGGCTCTATGGGATCTGATCCTCTGACTCCCTCATCCAcagcctcctctgtctccccttccTCAATGGTGACACCTGCCAAGATGACAGTGGTCTCTCCCTTCACATCCAGCAGCCCGCTACATGAAAACGCCCTGTTGGACATCTCCGACATGCTGAGGAACCTGACGCAATCAGCACACCACGTCTCCAAGCCCCCCTCACGGACTCTGATCACAGAGCGGGTCACAGATATAGTGGGCTCCACCACCCAAGAGGAGGCCGAGGGGTCCATGGCCAATAAGCGGAAGGGCCGTCAGTCAAACTGGATCCCCCAGCACCTGCTTCTCCTACAGGCCCAGTTTTCTTCCAGCCTCCGGCAGACGTCTGAGGGCAAGTACATCATGTCCGACCTGAGCCCCCAGGAGAGGATGCACGTATCCCGCTTCACGGGCCTCACCATGACAACCATCAGCCACTGGCTGGCCAACGTCAAGTACCAGCTGAGGAGAACCGGCAGGACCAAGTTCCTCAAGAACCTGGACTCAGGCCAGCCGGTTTTCTTCTGCAGCGAGTGCGCTTCACAGATCCGGACCCCCACTGCCTACATTTGCCACCTGGAGGCCCACCTGGGCTTCAGACTGAAGGATCTGGCCAAGCTCTCCCCCAAACAGACCCTAAGGGACTCCTCGAAAGTTGGGTCTGATGAACTGCCCCTTCTGGACcctttcctct from Coregonus clupeaformis isolate EN_2021a chromosome 11, ASM2061545v1, whole genome shotgun sequence includes the following:
- the LOC121576982 gene encoding teashirt homolog 3, which encodes MPRRKQEAPKRAAAYSPEELEEMKEHAMEEEEEVEEEGVDFPEEGESSEKDLLTNEPPGDQDSIVGAELSAQEMDSESHVSEASEPLSDFETASVKAEERPVKEPLNGAGVRVGTLSGLDTPLAQDTLEQMKTIYSSFLTNSYWSPLNFNPTPTLTQTLTPVEKPPRTSSTSSSSSSSSSYDWHQSAVAKSLQQQASQRRHHPHPSEPSLFSTVQLHRQNPRLYGNIFTGASKFRCKGCSAAYDTLVELTVHMNDTGHYRDDNHERGANGAKGHWSKPRKRSLLEMEGKEDAAKVLKCMYCGHSFESLQDLSVHMIKTKHYQKVPLKEPMAPMAAKMISRKRGPLSGSLDRPGSPRSREVTPKASLSGDPNDPSHKASNPYITSSSRFGHQNGGSYAWQFESRKSQILKCMECGSSHNTLQELTAHMMVTGHFLRVTNGNPPSKRGGRPVPEAASPNSVQATHPTEEGVQSIPLAPTFSPPPPSAVSPLAISPPLKDIKKEETEDECTKDMVSHDKVSNGDEEVEEKFHNSTKYNYLTEEDLKESPKGGFDILKSLENTVTSAINKAQSGNPSCGGYPSIHAAYQFPNALTLPQGSAEKSSPLKYLFTGGDGVLSSLSKSQPLISPPGSQSYPLAHLNNFQAMEELVKKVTEKVAKVEQRVKREVSPKREVSPKREVHRSPCGSEAVESTGAESLPREWRAVTPANSDRVSPSERESSRETVQLPASALSCSTAFITGHAPLEQPFVNPLSALQSVMNVHLGKAAKPTLPSQDPLSLLSRLSQSMAERAAVASSPTHTKRHPEPVACRSICQSIDDQPMDLTKGKRDRGGSMGSDPLTPSSTASSVSPSSMVTPAKMTVVSPFTSSSPLHENALLDISDMLRNLTQSAHHVSKPPSRTLITERVTDIVGSTTQEEAEGSMANKRKGRQSNWIPQHLLLLQAQFSSSLRQTSEGKYIMSDLSPQERMHVSRFTGLTMTTISHWLANVKYQLRRTGRTKFLKNLDSGQPVFFCSECASQIRTPTAYICHLEAHLGFRLKDLAKLSPKQTLRDSSKVGSDELPLLDPFLFSSPPSSQSQEEGSGTVYRCQLCIRKFASKHAIKLHLSKSHGKSPEDHLLYVSGMEKH